AAAATAGGGAAGCTCAGTCTTTAGCACATCTCCTTGAATAACCTGTGGACATAGCAAACAAATCCTCTATTTGTATTCAATGAAAATCATCAACAACACATCGCATCATGCATAACATATCATACAACAGAATTTGAGAATTCCTTCATGGCATAATAGTTCACACTTTCTAAATTATCATATTCACTGAAACGCTAATtgcaatgatttttttttaaatataaatggTTTATATTGATAATCATGAGGATAAGCAATCCTCGGTATCAACATACAAACGGAATCAACTTATGAACTGAGTATAACAACTCAATAACCATTCAAGAACCATTtgggttgaaaaaataaaaaatttgagaaagaagCACGAAAAACGTGGTACCTGCAAGCGGTTGGAGTGAGGAGTGCCCTGAAATCGTCTCTGCAGCTCGAGAACCATTCGAGCGTCAATCTCGACAGCAATGACCCTCTTACCAACTTCTAGAAGCTTCTTGGTGAGATTACCAGTACCAGGACCAATCTCTAGGATGACATCGGTGGATTTGATACCTGACTTCTGGACTATGGAGTCCACAAGTAACGGATTCTTGAGTATGTGCTGTCCTTTGGACTTGTGGAACGATATGCCTCCTTGGTAAGGCGTGTGCCCTGCTGGCCTCgccttctctttctttgtcttGCCTCCCGCCATTGATGCGCCTACACTAAAAAGAAGCCCAAAGTTGTTAACTGAACTATAAAAAGAAGTCTCTTCACTGTCCTTATTATGTTAAAAGTTTCGCTGCCCCTTTGAATCTTCAATGACTACTAGACTCTAtagttttcacttttcagAAGCTATTACAATTGACAAATACAAAGAAATGGCACTCACTGAACATCAAAGCACAACCAATAGAAGCAAATGTTCTTCCCATACATTTCCACCACACAAGTCTGTAATGTCAAaatccttaattttttattatttattttatcatatAAGTACCCTAAAtcctaaatttaaaaaaaaggagaataaaaaattcaattaaaggaagagaaagaagaagaagaagaatttacCAAGCTAGCAGCGGCGGCAGGGTGTGGCTGAAGGTGAGGAGTGAGGAGGGTGGCTAGAGTGGAGATAAGAGCGACTGCAAGGGATGGTTCTACACAGGGGGGCAGGCTGGGCTGCTTACCggcccaaaattttccaacaaaacaaataggTAGATATGTTAGCTTAGCCTTGCGAAGAGTTTTCTGAGTTGCAGAGGAGCCCTGGCGAAGAAGACGATGTCTGGCTCGTCTTGCTGCCCTAATAAACAATACACACCGTTTTGTTATTAGCCTGCTGTCAGTGAAGCGGTGGGTTTAGTGTCCCAACACATGGCTGCCTCTTTTCATTGTCGGTGAGTTTAATGGGCTAGTTTTGAATTTATAATAATGGGCTTGGTTTTCCCAGgctgtttttttaattaaaaaaagtcaaGCTGCGCGCCTTCTCTGGACTTCCGTCGAGCAGCTGGTGGGCAACTCCATGGGGTCGCACCACCAACCAAAAAGCCTGGACACTGGTCGAAGGTctccttatttttaaattaatcatttataaaaaaattaatagaaTAATAGTTGAAAAACTGCATTTTTGTACATTATGTAattacccaaaaagaaaagaaaacgaagaaAAGTGTCCAAGCTTTTTCATACAAAAATACCACCAAATTTCCAAGGCAAAGTCAGCCGCCTTATCTCTTCCCCGAGTAACCGCCCATGCATTGGAAGTTGCAAGGCTATTAGGTTGCAGACctcattcattcatttattCAAAGCTTTTGAGGTAATTGAATCTATTTCTATCAGATGAAGCTCCTTCCAGTGATTGGTCCAAACCAAAAGCTTCAACCTAAtttattttggccaaattataaagagagagagagacagaaagaaaaatcagtggtaggagagagagagagagagagagagagagagagaggccgAGTTCTGTCAGAAATATCACATACACCGAAGGAAATTTATATTCATACATTAAGGTAAAAGGGAAGTTAAAAATTacatttgaaaatatattacaCAACAGAGGGAAAAGGAACAACCATCAtctccattttccttttttcccaGCTTTCTAAATGACAATTAAATCCAATGCAAATGCGAGAAAGTTAAAAATCATaacttcttttatttgtttttgtgcaaATCACTCCTAAAATTTGTGTGCCTACGCAAGGTTTCCTAAATTCCCCCCATTCTTACCACGATTCAGTTTATGTTTGATCACTATTTCCTTCTCTACGCCTTCGTCTCCTCCCAGAGCGTCCCAACAACACCCTGCCATGACGGCGGAGTCGACTCACCAATGACATACCACCACCAGCATTATCACCATTACTGTCATTCTCATCATCTTGATCTGAGGAATCCGAACCACCAATAGGAGTGCTGTGCCGGATGCCAACTGCACTACCGTCCGATGGGTGGTGCAATGCCCTCTCAGGCTGCCTCAGTCGCCCAGTCCCTGATGACCCAAATGCATGCAATAGGAAAAAGACATTCACCAGATTACCATCAAAGCCCAACCCAAATCCTCCATTCCTTTCCCCAGCTTCCGCATCGAAACCACCATCCTCTTCGTCCGTATCAAATCCATAATTATTTCCTTCTATTACGTAATCTCCAAAAACCATTGCCCCTGGCATGGAAGACTGTATTGTGCTGATCACATCATCCGTCTCCCGCTCATGTTCAAGCCTTCTCCATTTCTGTTCGAGTACTGGATCCACTTCACGCGGCCGTGCAGAGGGGTGTTCTGCCCTCACATGCCTCTTAAGCTCCTTGTAATTTCCGACAAATGAGCAATTCTCTTGCATGCAGCTTCTCTTTTTTGCATTTAGATAATCTCGTGCTGGTTCAAGAACAGTCCAGCCCTTCACCTTTCCCCTACAGAGGGGGCATGCAAGCTCGGAGATTTCACACTTCTGTGCTGGCCATTCAGAATCTGGTAGCACAATTGGATTGTTATCGGAACCAAGCAATGGTTGTCCATGATCAGATGACACCATTTTGGTATAAGCTTTCTTGTACTGGCCAAGACAGTTGGAATGCCGGAAACTAGTTCCACACATGTAGGGTCGGCAACCCTTATCATGAGAGGAACATAGGAGAAGAACGGCATTGTGAGGATACTCCATGCACACAGAACATGTTGCATCATCCCAGTCTTTTTTCTCCAAATCTCTGGAGCATTTCTTCGGGCACAGATCCTCCAATATATCTTGATTAGAGCGCAATGGGTATGGAGTTGGTCTGTATCTTCGGGAAGCAATCCTGCGTCGTCCCCTGCTACCTTTTGCCATTTTCAGGCTTCACCTGCAAACCATATTGCAAAATCTATAAGAACCAGCATAATCCAGACACACACACGTATAACAGCAGACAGAACACCAGGAACTTCCACACCAACATTGGTAGAGTAAAGTTCATCCTACTACTGCAGATGCCAATTCTGTGCAACAATTATCAAAGTCTCAAAGAATAACAAGAAATCAGAACCTTGCATCCGAAAAATAAACCACAAGACGAATCACCAATTATTAGAACTGGTTATCTGGGGAGGAACACGCCTCACAATGGATACAAAGCAGCACATACAGAAGATGGAGTTAGTTGACAAGCTTTGAAACTTAAAAATATCAATAGTTGGccaaaattattaaaagaaaaagggaatcCTGAGTCCTCATAACAAAAGAATCAGATACCAAGTGAGAGAATCTTAAGACACTGAAAACTCTTGGAAACCAACTAGCTCTTGGTCTAGTGGTACTTTTCTTTCCAATGTTGGAACAGGTCCTAATATTGAATCTCCCCTACCCCatttatcaaaataataaaaattaagaattagTACTTCATACTATCTCCTTCATCAAGTAATCTCAGTTGGGATTGACCAAGGTTCTCACTATACATCCCCCTTTACCCCAGAAATGCATATTTGCAATTTCCTCtaaaattccaattcctaATATAGTATACTTCTAAGTAACAAGGTGGAGAACAGGATATGGATGTATATCCATTCACAAGGGCaggtaaaaacaaaaaaacaaaaaaacaaagaaacaagtgCCCTCATCCGTCTCACCTGACCACATTCAGGGGACATGTGTCTTCATAGAGTTCAAGAGATGGGACAAGACTGATTTATGGCCATTTAGACCATCCAGAACAGTCGTTTCAATCCTGATATAAAACAGAGGCATCCTTGCTTGACAAATTGCAAATTTCTCCTGACTTAATTAGTTGCAAACTAT
The window above is part of the Prunus dulcis chromosome 1, ALMONDv2, whole genome shotgun sequence genome. Proteins encoded here:
- the LOC117613826 gene encoding uncharacterized protein LOC117613826 produces the protein MAKGSRGRRRIASRRYRPTPYPLRSNQDILEDLCPKKCSRDLEKKDWDDATCSVCMEYPHNAVLLLCSSHDKGCRPYMCGTSFRHSNCLGQYKKAYTKMVSSDHGQPLLGSDNNPIVLPDSEWPAQKCEISELACPLCRGKVKGWTVLEPARDYLNAKKRSCMQENCSFVGNYKELKRHVRAEHPSARPREVDPVLEQKWRRLEHERETDDVISTIQSSMPGAMVFGDYVIEGNNYGFDTDEEDGGFDAEAGERNGGFGLGFDGNLVNVFFLLHAFGSSGTGRLRQPERALHHPSDGSAVGIRHSTPIGGSDSSDQDDENDSNGDNAGGGMSLVSRLRRHGRVLLGRSGRRRRRREGNSDQT